In the genome of Candidatus Nitrospira nitrosa, one region contains:
- a CDS encoding FKBP-type peptidyl-prolyl cis-trans isomerase — protein sequence MRTRTLTLAAGLFLLAAPLWAASDPANDDQKTLYALGLALSQSIGTFSLTEAELDMVKNGMTDGVLKRSPKVDLQTFGPKIQQLQQARLALVAEGEKKAGAAFTAKAATEKGSIKTESGIVITPIKPGTGATPKATDTVKVHYHGTLTDGTVFDSSIKRGEPATFPLDKVIKCWTEGVQQIKVGGKSRLICPSSLAYGDASPPGSPIKPGSTLIFEVELLEIVPAK from the coding sequence CTTTTCCTTCTTGCAGCCCCTTTATGGGCAGCATCGGACCCAGCCAACGATGACCAAAAAACCTTGTATGCCCTTGGCTTGGCTCTCAGCCAATCAATCGGGACATTCTCCCTGACCGAGGCTGAACTGGACATGGTCAAGAATGGGATGACCGATGGCGTGCTCAAGCGCTCGCCCAAAGTCGATCTCCAGACCTTCGGGCCAAAGATCCAGCAACTTCAGCAAGCCCGTCTGGCCCTCGTCGCCGAGGGTGAGAAAAAAGCTGGAGCCGCATTCACCGCCAAAGCAGCGACAGAAAAGGGCTCCATTAAGACTGAGTCCGGTATTGTGATCACCCCGATCAAGCCCGGAACCGGCGCAACTCCGAAGGCAACCGATACCGTCAAGGTCCACTATCACGGCACCCTCACCGATGGGACCGTATTCGACAGTTCCATCAAGCGTGGAGAGCCTGCCACGTTCCCCCTCGACAAAGTCATCAAGTGTTGGACAGAAGGGGTCCAACAGATTAAGGTCGGTGGCAAGAGTCGGCTGATCTGTCCGTCTAGTCTGGCGTATGGTGATGCAAGCCCGCCTGGTTCACCCATCAAGCCAGGATCCACCTTAATATTTGAAGTGGAACTGCTCGAGATCGTGCCTGCAAAATAA
- a CDS encoding MFS transporter, translating into MRWLILGLLFSISVVTYIDRVNISVTARQMMPALGLTDQEMGWIFSAFVVGYALFQIPGGWLSDRWGVRIVLTIALIWWSCFTAWTAVAATSFLAGPLGIVSALALIRFFLGVGEAAALPTFNRAVTDWLPRHERGLGIGIAIGGIGVGAAITPPITAWIMVNYGWQTAFYLSSGLGLGLAVIWWLLAADRPTNHPGFTPSVAPIATAPTPTSQTLMPWGRLRHTSTVWWLMLSYGCLGYVAYVYMSWFYLYLVNERGFSILRGGLFAAAPFLAILLSCPLGGWVTDQLAARHGVTRGRRMVGMAGMGLAALSIAIGALVESPYLAITCLSLGAGWLYFTIGAYWSSISDLSPAHAGSLSGLMNMGANLGGAISPTLTPWIAQQWGWPASLGLAAFMALLGGFMWLRINPEERLTEDGVET; encoded by the coding sequence ATGCGTTGGCTCATCCTCGGCTTACTCTTCTCCATCAGCGTCGTCACCTATATCGATCGGGTCAACATTTCCGTCACCGCTCGTCAGATGATGCCGGCTCTGGGACTGACCGACCAGGAAATGGGCTGGATTTTCTCCGCGTTTGTCGTGGGGTACGCCCTCTTCCAAATTCCTGGGGGATGGTTAAGCGACCGCTGGGGAGTGCGCATCGTCCTCACTATCGCCCTCATCTGGTGGTCCTGTTTTACGGCCTGGACGGCCGTGGCTGCCACATCGTTCCTCGCTGGACCATTGGGAATCGTGAGCGCACTTGCCTTGATTCGCTTCTTCCTTGGGGTTGGAGAGGCAGCAGCCTTGCCGACCTTTAACCGAGCGGTCACGGACTGGCTTCCACGCCACGAACGAGGACTCGGTATCGGCATTGCCATTGGAGGAATCGGCGTCGGTGCGGCCATCACCCCTCCAATCACCGCTTGGATCATGGTCAACTATGGGTGGCAGACGGCATTTTATCTTTCAAGTGGTCTTGGTCTAGGTCTGGCCGTCATCTGGTGGCTGCTTGCGGCTGACCGCCCCACGAACCACCCCGGGTTCACTCCTTCCGTAGCCCCGATCGCCACGGCACCCACGCCGACTTCCCAGACTTTGATGCCCTGGGGTCGGCTCAGACACACCTCCACGGTCTGGTGGCTCATGCTGAGTTATGGATGCCTTGGCTATGTCGCGTACGTCTATATGTCCTGGTTCTATCTGTACCTCGTCAATGAACGAGGCTTCAGCATCTTACGCGGTGGACTCTTTGCCGCCGCTCCATTCCTGGCCATTCTCCTGTCATGCCCCCTTGGCGGATGGGTCACGGATCAACTGGCGGCCCGACATGGCGTCACGCGAGGGCGTCGGATGGTCGGCATGGCCGGGATGGGTCTAGCCGCTCTGTCCATTGCCATTGGCGCCCTGGTCGAATCACCCTACCTCGCCATTACCTGTCTCTCATTAGGAGCAGGATGGCTCTATTTCACCATAGGCGCCTATTGGTCCTCCATCAGCGACTTGTCTCCTGCCCATGCCGGAAGCCTGTCCGGCTTGATGAACATGGGAGCCAATCTTGGTGGGGCAATCTCCCCAACCCTCACGCCATGGATCGCGCAACAGTGGGGATGGCCTGCTTCGCTCGGCCTGGCAGCGTTCATGGCGCTGCTCGGTGGATTCATGTGGCTCCGTATCAATCCGGAAGAACGGCTCACGGAAGATGGTGTTGAGACCTAA
- a CDS encoding FAD-dependent monooxygenase, translating into MVEETDIAVVGAGGGGAVLALALAQKGIKTIVLEQAPGPPLGLRGEILQPNGQQVLDRLGLLNKLPVSSTRTVHQFHFCRVGGQRLCTIDYRDLPPPYNQAVVTLPNVAHHAIVDAVEREPSVSLRYRATFTGLLRENGRVVGLTAKQGDQERTIKAKVVVGADGAFSKVREALQIPADLYLYPQGYLIALLDAAIPMDEAKYFVGKRTILGLFPAAGDKVYAFYMIKTGSYDQVKAQGLSSLQNAWIAIDPSSEPIFRTLIDWKQTAFLPTGRVRTPTWVADGAVLVGDAAHAMNPHASQGRMQAMVDAMTLADLLPECLATDDYSAATLKRYEESRRPHVAMLQKLADEQVLFWNTANPLIGFLRDRVFSTLDRNARLRYRVLSTTAGLRKDPPFGMLDRLMAAGFLPDPSGRDMAVGGVR; encoded by the coding sequence ATGGTCGAAGAAACCGACATTGCGGTTGTGGGAGCCGGGGGCGGTGGAGCCGTGCTGGCTCTTGCGCTGGCGCAGAAGGGGATCAAGACGATTGTTCTGGAACAGGCGCCGGGACCACCGCTGGGATTGCGCGGAGAAATTCTTCAGCCGAACGGGCAACAAGTCCTCGATCGGTTGGGACTGCTGAACAAGCTGCCGGTATCCTCTACGCGGACGGTGCATCAGTTTCATTTCTGCCGAGTAGGTGGTCAACGGCTCTGCACCATAGACTATCGCGACTTGCCGCCGCCGTATAATCAGGCGGTGGTGACGCTGCCGAATGTCGCGCACCATGCCATTGTGGATGCAGTCGAGCGAGAACCCTCGGTCTCCTTACGGTATCGAGCGACCTTTACCGGATTGCTTCGCGAAAACGGGCGTGTGGTTGGTTTGACTGCCAAGCAGGGAGACCAGGAGCGGACGATCAAGGCGAAGGTGGTGGTGGGGGCCGATGGAGCCTTCTCGAAAGTTCGCGAGGCGTTGCAGATCCCGGCTGATCTCTACCTCTATCCGCAAGGGTACTTGATTGCGCTGTTGGATGCGGCGATTCCCATGGATGAAGCGAAGTATTTTGTCGGCAAGCGAACGATTCTTGGGTTGTTTCCTGCCGCTGGAGACAAGGTCTATGCGTTCTACATGATCAAGACCGGTTCGTATGACCAGGTCAAAGCGCAAGGCCTCTCCAGTCTGCAGAACGCGTGGATCGCGATCGATCCATCGAGTGAGCCGATATTCCGGACCTTGATCGATTGGAAGCAGACGGCCTTTTTACCGACTGGGCGGGTTCGTACTCCGACCTGGGTCGCTGATGGGGCAGTGCTAGTCGGCGATGCCGCGCATGCCATGAATCCGCACGCGTCTCAGGGACGCATGCAGGCCATGGTGGATGCCATGACGCTGGCCGATCTGTTACCGGAATGTCTCGCGACGGACGACTATTCAGCCGCCACGCTCAAGCGTTATGAAGAATCACGACGACCTCACGTTGCGATGCTGCAAAAACTGGCAGACGAGCAGGTGCTCTTTTGGAACACGGCCAATCCTCTCATTGGTTTTCTTCGGGACCGGGTCTTCAGCACCTTGGATCGCAATGCGCGCCTCCGCTATCGAGTCTTGTCGACGACAGCGGGGCTTCGTAAGGATCCTCCGTTCGGCATGCTGGACCGCCTGATGGCGGCGGGATTTCTTCCAGACCCTTCTGGTCGCGACATGGCGGTGGGAGGCGTCCGGTAA
- a CDS encoding DUF6982 domain-containing protein, giving the protein MTGPAKIVVRYQNGSMLKGYAQDFSPGAQYFHVKAEGAKTSAPPTRVIMQELKAVFFVRDFVGNGSYKEGKSFVPGKPLSGRKVEVTFQDGELLVGTTTGYDSTRPGFFLFPADDRSNNIRMYVVAKAVKGVRFL; this is encoded by the coding sequence ATGACCGGTCCAGCCAAGATCGTTGTGCGGTATCAGAATGGATCAATGTTGAAGGGCTATGCCCAAGACTTCTCTCCCGGGGCCCAATATTTTCACGTGAAGGCAGAGGGAGCTAAGACATCGGCCCCGCCCACGCGCGTGATCATGCAGGAGCTGAAGGCGGTGTTTTTCGTGCGCGACTTTGTGGGAAATGGAAGTTACAAGGAGGGTAAGTCATTCGTTCCAGGCAAGCCCTTGTCCGGGAGAAAAGTAGAGGTCACGTTCCAGGACGGCGAACTTTTAGTGGGCACGACGACTGGCTACGATTCAACTCGGCCCGGCTTCTTCCTCTTTCCGGCGGACGATCGAAGTAACAATATTCGGATGTACGTTGTCGCCAAAGCGGTCAAGGGCGTACGGTTCCTCTAG
- a CDS encoding DUF4926 domain-containing protein, translated as MRFDLYTDAALACDLPVHKLRRGDIVKLVEHHVAPDGTEGYSIEVFTALGSTLTVTTVPATALEALRQDEVLCARTL; from the coding sequence GTGAGATTTGATCTTTATACAGATGCAGCTTTGGCTTGCGACCTACCGGTGCATAAGCTCCGTCGGGGTGATATCGTCAAGCTTGTTGAGCATCACGTGGCGCCGGATGGGACCGAAGGCTACTCGATCGAAGTCTTTACTGCCCTTGGAAGTACGCTTACCGTGACGACTGTTCCTGCTACTGCACTCGAAGCACTTCGCCAAGATGAAGTGCTTTGTGCCCGGACGCTGTAG
- a CDS encoding peptidylprolyl isomerase → MTLQFQKKDPRITITTQLGEIKIRLYPDAAPRHVENIINLVKMGFYDGTAFHRVVPGFLIQGGDPLSKQPDRMLHGTGGPGYFLSPEPNDYPHKRGALSMAKMPRESNSTRDFNDNGSQFFICVDDNSGLDRRYTVFGEVFRGIDVVDKIVAAPRDQYDNPLDPIRMTMTVKE, encoded by the coding sequence ATGACGCTCCAATTTCAGAAAAAGGATCCTCGGATCACCATTACCACTCAGCTGGGGGAGATCAAGATCCGCCTGTACCCTGATGCTGCACCTCGGCATGTCGAAAACATCATCAACCTGGTGAAGATGGGGTTCTACGACGGCACAGCATTCCATCGGGTGGTACCTGGATTTCTCATCCAAGGTGGCGATCCCTTGAGCAAGCAGCCGGATCGTATGCTCCATGGCACCGGTGGCCCCGGGTACTTTCTCTCTCCTGAACCGAACGATTATCCCCACAAGCGGGGCGCACTCTCCATGGCCAAGATGCCGCGTGAGAGCAACAGCACACGCGACTTCAACGATAACGGCTCACAATTTTTCATCTGTGTGGACGACAACAGCGGATTGGACCGGCGCTATACGGTGTTTGGAGAGGTCTTTCGCGGGATCGACGTGGTCGACAAGATCGTCGCGGCGCCACGAGATCAATATGACAATCCCCTCGATCCAATCAGAATGACCATGACCGTCAAAGAATAG
- a CDS encoding L-threonylcarbamoyladenylate synthase — MNAQTLPASDPESIRLAGNTIRRGGLVAFPTETVYGLGCDALNPDAAAKVFEAKQRPQFDPLIVHIADRRQLDNVVRALTTTARQLIDQFWPGPLTLVLPKQPTIPDLVTAGLDTVAVRMPNHPVAQALIREAGTPIAAPSANLFGYVSPTTAQHVADGLGRTIDLILDGGPCPVGVESTIVSLIGPQAELLRPGSITLEQLSAAIGPLSRSSSVVDQPTAPGQLARHYATQTPVTILTSAKTRPTPTKNERAGLLIFSEANATDERFAAVEALSATGDLREAARHLFAALRRLDAQGLDRIYVDPCQEEGLGVAIMDRLRRCAAL; from the coding sequence GTGAACGCTCAAACCCTTCCAGCCTCAGATCCAGAATCCATTCGCCTGGCCGGCAACACCATCCGGCGAGGGGGGCTCGTGGCCTTTCCAACCGAAACGGTCTATGGACTCGGCTGTGACGCGTTGAATCCTGATGCAGCGGCGAAAGTGTTTGAAGCCAAGCAACGGCCGCAATTCGATCCGCTCATCGTCCATATTGCCGATCGGAGGCAACTGGACAATGTGGTGAGAGCTCTTACAACAACAGCCCGGCAGCTCATCGATCAGTTTTGGCCGGGACCACTGACGTTGGTCTTGCCGAAACAGCCGACCATTCCGGATCTGGTCACCGCTGGCCTGGATACCGTCGCCGTCAGAATGCCGAACCATCCGGTAGCACAGGCACTGATTCGAGAGGCAGGCACACCGATTGCCGCACCGAGCGCCAATCTCTTTGGCTACGTCAGTCCTACAACGGCTCAACATGTGGCAGACGGGCTTGGACGTACGATCGATCTCATCCTCGACGGAGGACCTTGTCCCGTCGGCGTTGAGTCGACCATCGTCTCACTGATAGGCCCCCAGGCTGAATTGTTGCGACCTGGGAGTATCACGCTTGAACAACTCAGCGCCGCCATCGGCCCACTCAGCCGATCGTCTTCCGTGGTCGATCAGCCGACCGCCCCAGGACAACTGGCTCGCCATTACGCAACCCAAACTCCCGTCACAATCCTGACCTCCGCCAAGACACGACCGACACCCACCAAAAACGAACGGGCTGGATTGTTGATCTTCTCGGAAGCCAATGCAACGGACGAGCGTTTTGCAGCGGTTGAGGCCCTCTCGGCAACCGGCGATCTTCGGGAAGCCGCACGCCATCTCTTTGCGGCTCTTCGGCGGCTGGACGCGCAAGGTTTGGATCGAATCTATGTGGACCCTTGTCAGGAAGAAGGGCTGGGGGTAGCGATCATGGACCGCCTGCGCCGCTGCGCCGCCTTATGA
- a CDS encoding phospholipase D-like domain-containing protein codes for MIRPSPFPVFTWCCRLVTVGLLAAVLFGPGRTVSAATVEVWYGPEDRPLEHLVREYDRAKHYIYVASYGFTSPLSVKALAEATRRGVDVRILTDRERLNDPKQRVALSALREAGIPIKINQHDSLMHLKQVVVDDEVNTSGSMNQTTSGNQYNDERLDIIRDHAITVKAREKFLSLWKDQDRFREWK; via the coding sequence ATGATCCGGCCGTCACCGTTCCCTGTATTCACGTGGTGCTGCCGGTTGGTCACCGTCGGGCTACTGGCCGCAGTTCTGTTTGGGCCAGGGAGAACGGTTTCAGCCGCAACAGTAGAGGTCTGGTATGGCCCCGAGGATAGGCCACTTGAACATCTTGTCCGAGAGTATGATCGTGCCAAACACTATATCTATGTCGCGAGCTATGGGTTCACGTCGCCGCTCTCGGTGAAGGCATTGGCCGAGGCCACCAGACGGGGTGTCGACGTTCGGATCTTGACGGACAGAGAACGTCTCAACGATCCGAAGCAACGAGTGGCCCTCTCAGCGTTGCGTGAGGCCGGGATCCCAATCAAGATCAATCAACACGACAGCCTCATGCATCTGAAGCAGGTCGTGGTCGATGATGAGGTCAATACGAGCGGGTCGATGAATCAGACGACCAGTGGCAATCAGTACAACGACGAACGCCTGGACATTATCAGAGACCATGCCATCACCGTGAAGGCCCGGGAAAAGTTTCTTTCTTTGTGGAAAGACCAGGACCGATTCCGGGAGTGGAAATAG
- a CDS encoding DsbA family protein, whose amino-acid sequence MRGPNIQNEFFLSLTILAGLALFAAGCSATAKDTKGVPTSAPDVADAAIERYIRAHPEVIEQSLQAMEAKREAEQKERQKVALKTKQDELLHDPLSPVSGNPKGEITVVEFYDYRCGFCKKAASAVTELQKVDPRVRVVYKDFPILGEPSELAAKAALASYAQGKHQAFHEALLESHADMTKESILKIAAKVGLDAKRLEADMADPKWQSVIAKNRALARELGISGTPGFIVGKELVPGWLDLNGLKELIARAGYGR is encoded by the coding sequence ATGCGTGGTCCAAACATCCAGAATGAGTTTTTTCTCTCGCTGACCATCCTTGCAGGCTTGGCCCTGTTCGCCGCTGGTTGTTCTGCAACGGCGAAGGATACCAAGGGTGTACCAACTTCTGCTCCGGATGTCGCTGATGCTGCGATTGAGCGCTACATTCGTGCCCATCCTGAAGTGATCGAGCAATCGCTGCAGGCGATGGAAGCCAAACGAGAAGCGGAACAGAAGGAACGTCAAAAAGTAGCCCTCAAAACGAAGCAGGATGAGTTGCTGCACGATCCTCTGTCACCGGTCAGCGGCAACCCAAAAGGCGAGATCACCGTGGTGGAGTTCTATGACTATCGTTGTGGGTTCTGTAAGAAGGCGGCATCCGCCGTCACGGAATTGCAGAAAGTCGATCCTCGAGTGCGGGTCGTCTATAAAGATTTCCCCATTCTGGGTGAACCGTCTGAGCTTGCGGCGAAGGCTGCACTCGCCTCATATGCGCAAGGGAAGCACCAGGCCTTTCATGAAGCGCTGCTCGAGTCGCACGCTGACATGACGAAGGAATCGATTCTAAAGATCGCGGCGAAGGTCGGTCTTGACGCGAAGCGGTTGGAAGCCGACATGGCCGATCCCAAATGGCAGTCTGTCATTGCGAAGAACCGGGCTCTTGCCCGCGAACTCGGCATCTCAGGGACGCCAGGCTTCATCGTGGGGAAGGAACTAGTGCCAGGGTGGTTGGATTTGAATGGGCTAAAGGAGCTAATCGCACGGGCAGGGTATGGAAGATGA
- a CDS encoding DUF6883 domain-containing protein: protein MEKLVRYLLVPQLRWDKSSFLRQAGYELNNAVHHLRDLREQILPLDVALLERNQFGQYYEIRGALTGPNGNILSVRTIWMTEHLSGITKFITLIPDSRRAL from the coding sequence GTGGAGAAGCTCGTACGCTATCTCTTGGTGCCACAACTTCGATGGGACAAGTCGTCGTTTTTACGCCAAGCGGGCTATGAATTGAATAACGCCGTTCATCACTTACGTGACTTACGCGAGCAGATTTTGCCGTTAGATGTAGCGCTTCTTGAGAGGAACCAGTTCGGGCAGTACTATGAAATCAGGGGTGCATTGACGGGCCCTAATGGGAATATTCTCTCTGTTCGAACAATTTGGATGACAGAACACTTGTCGGGAATAACAAAGTTTATTACACTGATTCCTGATAGTCGGAGGGCATTGTGA
- a CDS encoding oxygen-binding di-iron domain-containing protein: protein MAKITEIAPDLFRLTTFVEPFNIQFSQFLVRDDQPLLFHTGPRALFQEVKSAVASLINPQTLRWIGFSHFESDECATVPEWQQLAPQSEVLCSVVGKMVSVDDCLALRPAKGMVDGDVLETGRYRFRFLATPHVPHCWEAGLLFEETQRTLLCSDLFHQDGDVEPMTESDVIGRCRETLLEYQRGPLANYVPYCSLTEVTLNRLAALQPKRLATMHGSVYVGDGSTALRDLAVMWREVLTT, encoded by the coding sequence ATGGCCAAGATCACTGAGATCGCTCCGGACCTATTCCGTCTTACCACGTTCGTTGAACCGTTCAATATTCAGTTCAGTCAGTTTTTGGTGCGCGACGATCAGCCGCTGCTGTTCCACACCGGTCCGCGGGCACTCTTTCAGGAGGTCAAATCTGCCGTGGCGTCGCTTATTAATCCGCAGACCTTGCGCTGGATCGGGTTCAGCCATTTCGAGTCTGACGAATGCGCGACAGTGCCGGAGTGGCAGCAGCTGGCTCCGCAGTCGGAAGTTCTGTGCAGTGTGGTCGGCAAGATGGTGAGCGTCGACGACTGTCTGGCGCTTCGTCCCGCCAAAGGGATGGTTGATGGTGACGTACTCGAAACCGGACGATATCGCTTTCGTTTTCTCGCCACGCCGCATGTACCCCATTGTTGGGAAGCGGGACTGCTGTTCGAGGAGACCCAACGGACGCTCCTCTGCTCGGACCTTTTTCACCAAGATGGGGATGTTGAACCAATGACGGAATCGGATGTCATCGGCCGATGTCGGGAGACGCTGCTGGAGTATCAGCGAGGTCCGTTGGCGAATTATGTGCCCTATTGCTCCTTGACGGAGGTGACGCTGAACCGACTGGCGGCACTCCAGCCGAAACGGCTCGCGACGATGCACGGCTCAGTCTATGTTGGTGATGGAAGTACAGCACTTCGCGATCTTGCCGTGATGTGGCGAGAGGTCCTCACGACATAA
- a CDS encoding tetratricopeptide repeat protein: MKHGDGVCLSVLIVTFLFCLAGVQATYGDPGSQIQTSEAAQVPLYDNLGTLHYPITTTVPLAQRYFDQGLRLYYAFNHQEAIRSFQEGTRLDPDCAMCYWGIALAYGPNINAPMDATNGRLAYSAIQQAVQRVPGVSDREQAMIQALAMRYVAEPSTDRAELDAAYSRAMADVVQRFTDDFEAKTLYAESLMDLSPWNYWTAEGNPRPNTELLLSRLEQVLAAEPGHPGANHFYIHAVEAVQPERALAAAERLAGLMPGAGHLVHMPGHIYIRVGRYEDAIKANEHAVHADETYFRDHNPAVGIYVLGYYPHNYDFLAFAVSMIGREAQAIAAVDKVAALVPQELLHEPGMAFLQHHQTRKLQMRVRFGRWDELLSAEGPAEDLLHARAIWLYAHGRALVARGHLKAADATLVQLRAIAQDRQVRPLRLEFNSSGLVLDIAVEVLAGHIDAAKGDLPGAITHLREAVRREDALVYGEPPEWTVPVREELGMLLLKAGRAVEAEQVFREDLKRFPKNSWSQQGLTDALRLLDGEMKTE; this comes from the coding sequence ATGAAACACGGTGATGGTGTTTGCCTGAGCGTTCTCATCGTGACTTTCCTATTTTGCTTGGCTGGAGTGCAGGCCACGTACGGGGACCCTGGTTCCCAGATTCAGACAAGCGAGGCGGCTCAGGTGCCGCTCTATGACAACCTGGGTACGCTGCACTATCCGATCACCACCACGGTGCCGCTTGCGCAGCGGTACTTCGATCAGGGATTACGGCTCTACTACGCGTTCAACCATCAAGAGGCTATTCGGTCCTTTCAAGAGGGTACGCGACTCGATCCGGACTGTGCCATGTGCTACTGGGGTATCGCGCTTGCCTATGGGCCCAACATCAATGCGCCGATGGATGCTACGAACGGTCGTCTGGCTTATTCCGCGATTCAGCAAGCCGTTCAGCGTGTACCAGGGGTGAGCGATCGAGAGCAAGCCATGATCCAAGCGCTTGCCATGCGGTACGTAGCCGAGCCATCAACAGACCGGGCTGAATTGGATGCCGCCTATTCGCGTGCGATGGCGGATGTGGTGCAGCGTTTCACGGATGACTTCGAGGCCAAGACGCTGTATGCAGAGTCACTGATGGACTTGAGCCCGTGGAACTATTGGACGGCTGAGGGTAACCCTAGGCCCAATACGGAATTGCTCTTGTCACGGCTCGAACAAGTCCTAGCTGCCGAACCTGGTCATCCGGGTGCGAACCATTTTTACATCCATGCGGTTGAGGCGGTCCAACCAGAACGGGCACTCGCGGCTGCCGAACGTCTCGCAGGCCTGATGCCTGGCGCGGGGCATCTGGTGCACATGCCGGGCCATATCTACATTCGGGTGGGCCGGTACGAGGATGCGATCAAGGCCAACGAGCATGCCGTGCATGCGGATGAAACCTACTTCCGAGACCATAACCCAGCGGTCGGCATCTATGTGCTTGGGTATTATCCACATAACTACGACTTTCTCGCGTTTGCCGTGAGCATGATCGGCCGAGAAGCGCAGGCCATCGCTGCGGTAGACAAGGTTGCGGCCTTAGTTCCCCAGGAATTGTTACACGAGCCCGGAATGGCTTTTCTTCAGCATCACCAGACGCGCAAGTTGCAGATGCGCGTGCGTTTCGGTCGATGGGACGAGCTGTTGAGTGCGGAGGGGCCAGCTGAGGATCTGCTACATGCCCGTGCTATATGGCTGTACGCGCATGGGCGAGCGTTGGTGGCACGTGGTCACCTCAAGGCGGCCGATGCCACGTTGGTGCAGTTGCGCGCCATCGCTCAGGATCGTCAGGTGAGGCCTCTGCGGCTTGAATTCAACAGCTCCGGCCTCGTGCTGGATATTGCCGTTGAAGTGCTTGCCGGCCACATCGACGCGGCGAAAGGTGATTTGCCTGGCGCGATCACTCATCTCCGGGAGGCCGTGCGGCGAGAAGATGCGCTCGTCTACGGGGAGCCACCCGAGTGGACGGTACCTGTGAGAGAAGAGCTTGGTATGCTTCTGCTCAAGGCGGGGCGCGCCGTAGAAGCGGAGCAGGTATTTCGTGAAGATTTGAAGCGATTTCCGAAGAATTCCTGGTCTCAGCAAGGCCTTACGGACGCTCTCCGCTTACTGGATGGCGAGATGAAAACCGAATGA
- a CDS encoding TPM domain-containing protein, which produces MTGTLSRKTWFGIVWLGPLIGLMAPLAHAALYDRPKERVPLPDPIGYVSDHAQVVEREWKDRIRSVCTDLEKKSGVEMVIVTVPSIKPYPSAKEYADALYAKWQIGSTQQEHGLMVLVAVQERQAAMTLGRQMLPAVTPEIRHEVSRQYLQPAIERGHFGEGLYRTAVALATPAQEVRLETPSRRRIKGLGIWITLGTTGAIVGFFWWLSRPDLRHPYRRIQQGEYWGTGQGGFGGNWGGFGGGTSGESWR; this is translated from the coding sequence GTGACCGGGACACTCTCGAGAAAAACGTGGTTTGGGATTGTCTGGTTGGGCCCGCTTATCGGACTCATGGCACCTCTCGCACATGCCGCTCTCTATGATCGGCCTAAAGAGCGGGTACCGCTTCCGGACCCGATTGGTTACGTCAGCGATCACGCGCAAGTCGTTGAACGGGAGTGGAAAGACCGTATCCGATCCGTCTGCACCGACCTTGAAAAGAAGAGCGGCGTCGAGATGGTGATCGTGACGGTGCCCAGCATTAAGCCGTATCCCTCTGCGAAGGAATATGCGGATGCCCTGTACGCAAAGTGGCAAATCGGCTCGACACAGCAGGAGCATGGGCTGATGGTGTTGGTGGCGGTGCAGGAGCGCCAGGCGGCGATGACCTTGGGGCGCCAAATGTTACCGGCGGTCACTCCGGAAATTCGGCATGAAGTGAGTCGTCAGTATCTTCAGCCTGCGATCGAACGGGGCCATTTCGGTGAGGGGCTGTATCGCACTGCGGTGGCTCTGGCGACACCGGCGCAAGAAGTGAGGCTTGAAACTCCGTCACGACGCCGCATCAAAGGACTTGGGATCTGGATTACTCTTGGGACCACTGGCGCCATCGTGGGGTTCTTCTGGTGGCTCAGCCGTCCTGATCTGCGGCATCCCTATCGGCGGATTCAGCAGGGCGAGTATTGGGGAACCGGCCAAGGTGGATTCGGTGGCAACTGGGGCGGCTTCGGCGGCGGGACGAGCGGGGAAAGTTGGCGGTGA